A genomic segment from uncultured Marinifilum sp. encodes:
- a CDS encoding hydroxymethylglutaryl-CoA reductase, degradative, with protein sequence MKRRAIISGFSKLSREEKMEKVGELTGSAKQIKSKLDSFRLQDKEQQNLLDEISENTLSNYYLPFGVAPNFLINNHLYHIPMVIEESSVIAAASRSAKFWANHGGFNARVVSFVKSGQVHFIWKGESNKLNNLLPELKFELYRASKELTKNMRQRGGGIQGIKLLNLSDKMENYYQLHVTFDTADSMGANFINSCLEKMAQQMKRFFKNYEGLSNTERECEIIMSILSNYTPDCIVECSVECSLDELNDIHPGITGKEFANKFQKASKIAELDVYRAATHNKGIFNGVDAVALATGNDFRAIEANGHVYASKTGKYKSLTQANISHNRFHYQLKMPLSLGTVGGLTSLHPLAKFGLELLGKPSAKELMMITAAAGLANNFGAIRSLVTTGIQQGHMKMHLSNLLNNLKADYKEKKQALEYFTHKTISHSEVEAFIKSLRTKLQ encoded by the coding sequence ATGAAGCGAAGAGCAATTATTTCAGGTTTTTCTAAATTATCTCGTGAAGAGAAAATGGAAAAAGTAGGCGAATTAACAGGCAGCGCAAAACAAATTAAATCTAAACTTGATAGTTTTCGTCTGCAAGATAAAGAACAACAAAATTTGTTAGATGAGATTAGTGAAAATACTCTTTCTAATTACTATCTTCCTTTTGGTGTTGCACCTAATTTTTTAATTAACAACCACTTGTATCACATTCCAATGGTTATTGAGGAAAGCTCTGTTATAGCGGCAGCATCTCGATCGGCAAAATTCTGGGCCAATCATGGCGGATTTAATGCACGTGTTGTTTCGTTTGTAAAATCGGGACAAGTACATTTTATTTGGAAAGGCGAGTCGAATAAACTAAATAATTTACTACCTGAATTAAAATTTGAACTATATCGGGCAAGCAAAGAGTTAACAAAAAATATGCGCCAAAGAGGTGGAGGTATTCAAGGAATAAAATTGCTTAATCTTTCCGATAAAATGGAAAATTACTATCAACTGCATGTTACTTTCGATACGGCAGATTCGATGGGTGCTAATTTTATTAATTCATGTCTGGAGAAAATGGCCCAGCAAATGAAACGTTTCTTTAAAAATTACGAAGGCCTTTCGAATACTGAACGGGAATGTGAAATAATTATGTCTATTCTTTCAAATTACACTCCCGATTGTATTGTGGAGTGTTCGGTAGAATGCAGTTTGGATGAATTAAATGACATACATCCCGGAATTACAGGAAAGGAGTTTGCAAATAAATTTCAAAAAGCCTCTAAAATTGCAGAACTGGATGTTTACAGAGCTGCAACTCATAATAAAGGAATATTTAATGGTGTTGATGCTGTAGCTTTGGCAACCGGAAATGATTTTCGTGCAATTGAAGCAAACGGACATGTTTATGCCTCTAAAACCGGTAAATATAAAAGCTTAACACAAGCTAATATATCTCATAATAGATTTCATTACCAATTAAAAATGCCACTTTCTTTAGGAACAGTAGGTGGCTTAACAAGCTTGCATCCTTTGGCAAAATTTGGCCTTGAATTACTAGGAAAACCTTCGGCAAAAGAACTTATGATGATTACGGCTGCTGCCGGATTAGCCAATAATTTTGGAGCCATAAGATCTTTGGTAACAACAGGAATTCAGCAAGGACACATGAAAATGCATTTATCGAATCTGCTAAATAACTTAAAAGCAGATTATAAAGAAAAAAAGCAAGCCTTGGAATATTTTACCCATAAAACAATTTCGCACAGCGAGGTAGAAGCCTTTATAAAATCACTTAGAACTAAGCTACAGTAA